The following are encoded in a window of Pseudomonas graminis genomic DNA:
- a CDS encoding motility associated factor glycosyltransferase family protein: protein MSEILQRNLAVIAQRWPDVAQRLSAENVESIPAQLIEGRQSTLSIGGIQLTSRHDRLGEAQTQAKSLPTDSPAVHLYGTGLGDLQRVLLGEHSLKALHVHILNGALFSLVLQLLEQDDWLSDPRVNLAYADARSEIQLPFFALPAELVLADDSSARIRDRLVSEVHVGFNNQAFAADTPDNARLLEQGRALLQGDTDVAALFGTQPGRDVFVIATGPSLQQHLPRLLITSNSTNRPLIICVDTAYVPLRNQGITPDVVVSIDHRITPRHLPAEGSAHIALVYVPGQEAGMLEAWQGPRYVGYSTSPLYARLREEIPRATLHVAGSVIHPAVDLAVKMGASRITLFGADFAFPGGKTHTGWQDGDLGPALSVAKHWVRDGRGNKVKTQLNFRSYLIELERFIARHPQVTFLNTSRDGALIAGAHFDPDWTAP, encoded by the coding sequence ATGAGCGAGATTCTCCAGCGCAACCTCGCCGTGATCGCACAGCGCTGGCCCGACGTGGCCCAGCGGTTGAGCGCCGAAAACGTCGAATCCATTCCTGCGCAGTTGATCGAAGGTCGACAATCGACCCTCAGCATTGGCGGCATCCAGCTCACCAGCCGCCATGATCGCCTCGGCGAAGCGCAAACCCAGGCAAAAAGTCTCCCCACCGACAGCCCCGCCGTGCACCTTTATGGCACCGGCCTCGGTGATCTGCAGAGGGTTTTGCTAGGCGAACATTCTCTGAAAGCGCTGCACGTCCATATCCTCAATGGCGCGCTGTTCTCATTGGTGCTGCAACTGCTGGAACAGGATGACTGGCTGTCCGACCCCCGCGTGAACCTCGCGTACGCAGATGCCCGCAGCGAGATTCAACTGCCGTTCTTCGCGCTGCCCGCCGAGCTGGTGCTGGCCGACGACAGCAGCGCACGGATCCGCGATCGGCTGGTCAGCGAAGTGCACGTCGGCTTCAACAATCAGGCGTTCGCCGCCGATACCCCCGACAACGCGCGCCTGCTGGAACAGGGCAGGGCGCTGCTGCAAGGGGACACCGACGTCGCTGCACTGTTCGGCACTCAGCCCGGGCGCGACGTGTTCGTTATCGCCACGGGGCCGAGTCTGCAACAGCATTTGCCGCGCCTCTTGATCACGTCAAACAGCACGAACCGCCCGCTGATCATTTGCGTCGACACGGCCTACGTGCCGCTGCGCAATCAGGGCATCACACCGGACGTGGTGGTGAGCATCGACCACCGCATCACCCCGCGGCATCTGCCCGCCGAAGGGTCTGCACACATCGCGCTGGTCTACGTGCCGGGACAGGAGGCCGGAATGCTGGAGGCATGGCAAGGCCCGCGCTACGTTGGCTATTCAACCAGCCCGCTCTACGCCCGGCTGCGTGAAGAAATTCCCAGAGCCACGTTGCATGTGGCCGGCAGCGTCATTCACCCGGCGGTAGACCTCGCGGTCAAAATGGGCGCTTCACGGATCACCCTGTTCGGCGCCGACTTCGCCTTCCCCGGCGGCAAGACCCACACCGGCTGGCAGGACGGCGACCTGGGGCCTGCCCTGAGCGTCGCCAAACACTGGGTCCGCGACGGCCGTGGCAACAAGGTCAAGACCCAGCTCAACTTCCGCAGCTATCTGATCGAACTCGAACGCTTCATTGCCCGCCACCCGCAGGTCACGTTCCTCAACACCAGCCGCGACGGTGCGTTGATCGCCGGCGCCCACTTCGACCCCGACTGGACCGCGCCATGA
- the fleQ gene encoding transcriptional regulator FleQ, with protein sequence MWREIKILLIDDDSQRRRDMAVILNFLGDENLSCSSTDWQQVVGSLTSTREVLCVLVGSVNAPGSLQGLLKTVAAWDEFLPVLLMGENSSTELADDLRRRVLSTVEMPPSYSKLLDSLHRAQVYREMYDQARERGRQREPNLFRSLVGTSRAIQHVRQMMQQVADTDASVLILGESGTGKEVVARNLHYHSKRRDAPFVPVNCGAIPAELLESELFGHEKGAFTGAITSRAGRFELANGGTLFLDEIGDMPLPMQVKLLRVLQERTFERVGSNKTQSVDVRIIAATHKNLEDMIVIGSFREDLYYRLNVFPIEMAPLRERVEDIPLLMNELISRMEHEKRGSIRFNSAAIMSLCRHGWPGNVRELANLVERMAIMHPYGVIGVSELPKKFRYVDDEDEQLVDSLRSDLEERVAINGHTPNFASSALLPPEGLDLKDYLGGLEQGLIQQALDDANGIVARAAERLRIRRTTLVEKMRKYGMSRREGDEQVED encoded by the coding sequence ATGTGGCGTGAAATCAAAATCCTGCTGATCGATGACGATAGCCAGCGCCGCCGTGACATGGCGGTGATTCTCAATTTTCTGGGTGATGAGAACCTGTCCTGCTCCAGCACAGACTGGCAGCAAGTCGTGGGTTCGTTGACCTCCACCCGAGAAGTGCTCTGCGTGCTGGTCGGCAGCGTGAACGCCCCGGGCAGCCTTCAGGGCCTGCTCAAAACCGTGGCCGCGTGGGACGAGTTTCTTCCGGTCCTGCTGATGGGCGAGAATTCCTCGACCGAGCTGGCGGACGATCTGCGCCGTCGGGTCCTCTCCACCGTCGAGATGCCGCCCAGCTACAGCAAACTGCTGGACTCCCTTCACCGCGCCCAGGTCTATCGCGAGATGTACGACCAGGCCCGTGAACGTGGGCGTCAGCGCGAACCCAATCTTTTCCGCAGCCTCGTCGGCACCAGCCGTGCGATTCAGCACGTGCGCCAGATGATGCAGCAGGTTGCCGACACCGACGCCAGCGTGCTGATCCTTGGTGAATCCGGGACCGGCAAGGAAGTCGTCGCACGTAATCTGCATTACCACTCCAAGCGCCGCGATGCGCCGTTCGTGCCGGTCAACTGTGGCGCGATTCCGGCCGAGTTGCTTGAAAGCGAACTGTTCGGCCACGAGAAGGGCGCTTTTACCGGCGCCATCACCAGTCGGGCAGGGCGCTTCGAACTGGCCAACGGTGGCACGCTGTTTCTCGATGAGATCGGCGATATGCCGCTGCCGATGCAGGTCAAGCTGCTGCGCGTCCTGCAGGAACGCACCTTCGAGCGCGTGGGCAGCAACAAGACCCAGAGCGTTGACGTGCGGATCATCGCTGCGACGCATAAAAATCTTGAAGACATGATCGTGATCGGCAGTTTCCGCGAGGATCTCTACTACCGTCTGAACGTGTTCCCGATTGAAATGGCGCCGTTGCGTGAGCGTGTGGAAGATATTCCGCTGTTGATGAACGAGCTTATTTCGCGGATGGAACACGAAAAGCGTGGGTCGATCCGCTTTAACTCCGCCGCCATCATGTCCCTGTGCCGTCACGGCTGGCCGGGCAACGTGCGTGAACTCGCCAACCTCGTCGAGCGCATGGCGATCATGCACCCGTACGGCGTCATCGGCGTCTCCGAGCTGCCGAAGAAATTCCGCTACGTCGACGACGAAGACGAGCAATTGGTCGACAGCCTGCGCAGCGATCTCGAAGAGCGCGTGGCCATCAACGGTCATACGCCGAACTTCGCCAGCAGCGCGCTGCTGCCGCCTGAAGGCCTGGACTTGAAGGACTACCTCGGTGGCCTGGAACAGGGCTTGATCCAGCAGGCGCTGGATGACGCGAACGGAATCGTGGCACGGGCCGCCGAACGTCTGCGCATCCGCCGCACCACGCTGGTGGAGAAAATGCGCAAGTACGGCATGAGCCGTCGCGAAGGCGACGAGCAGGTCGAAGACTGA
- the fliS gene encoding flagellar export chaperone FliS has product MNRMAALRQYQKVNSHAQTAVATPHRLVQMLMEAGLDRIAQAKGAIERKDIPAKGLLIGKAIEIIGGLREGLDMEKQAEALAHVDNLYVYLMKRLAEANIKSDPKILDEVSGLLTTVKEGWDGIGEQQPVL; this is encoded by the coding sequence ATGAACCGTATGGCAGCCCTTCGTCAGTATCAGAAGGTCAACTCACATGCCCAGACTGCAGTGGCCACCCCACACCGTCTGGTACAGATGCTGATGGAAGCCGGCCTTGACCGTATCGCCCAGGCCAAGGGCGCCATCGAGCGCAAGGACATCCCCGCCAAAGGGCTGTTGATCGGCAAGGCGATTGAAATCATTGGCGGTCTGCGTGAAGGTCTGGACATGGAAAAGCAGGCGGAAGCCCTGGCCCATGTCGACAATCTGTACGTGTACCTGATGAAGCGTCTGGCAGAAGCGAACATCAAATCCGATCCGAAGATCCTTGATGAAGTCAGCGGCCTGCTGACCACGGTCAAGGAAGGCTGGGACGGGATCGGCGAACAACAGCCCGTGCTCTGA
- a CDS encoding sensor histidine kinase: protein MPQAAQMSSEPALAMGSLVQQSPEVASRQGLEQAFALFSQMSTQLTDSYGLLEARVTELKGELAVVSDQRMQELAEKERLANRLQNLLDLLPGGVIVIDGTGRVREANPAALDLLGEPLIGMLWRHVIARCFAPREDDGHEISLKDGRRLSIATRSLDAEPGQLVLLNDLTETRHLQSQLARHERLSSLGRMVASLAHQIRTPLSAAMIYASHLAEQALNVETQQRFAGRLKERLHELEHQVRDMLVFARGELPLTDRVTPAALVAALESAAQTHVRDVAVRWQCDSPLGELLCNRDMLVGALLNLIENAVQASAGQSNGRRRIKIHAYNRGNTLRLCVSDSGSGIEPAALARIGEPFFTTKTTGTGLGLAVVTAVARAHQGRLEFRSRPGRGTCAIVSLPLVPGAAALTSSSGERS from the coding sequence ATGCCCCAGGCCGCTCAGATGTCTTCCGAACCTGCTTTAGCTATGGGTTCGTTAGTGCAGCAGTCCCCGGAAGTGGCGAGCAGGCAAGGGCTCGAACAGGCCTTCGCATTGTTCAGCCAGATGTCGACTCAGCTGACCGACTCCTACGGCCTGCTGGAAGCACGGGTCACTGAGCTCAAGGGCGAGCTGGCCGTGGTCAGCGACCAGCGCATGCAGGAGCTGGCGGAGAAAGAACGCCTGGCGAACCGCCTGCAGAACCTGCTGGACCTGCTGCCCGGCGGCGTCATTGTCATCGACGGCACCGGTCGGGTCCGCGAGGCCAATCCTGCCGCGCTGGATCTGCTGGGCGAGCCATTGATCGGCATGCTCTGGCGCCACGTCATCGCCCGCTGCTTTGCGCCACGCGAAGATGACGGCCACGAAATCTCCCTGAAGGACGGCCGCCGTCTGTCCATTGCCACTCGTTCCCTGGACGCCGAGCCGGGCCAACTGGTGTTGCTCAACGACCTGACCGAAACCCGCCATCTGCAAAGTCAGCTGGCGCGTCATGAGCGTTTGTCGTCCCTGGGCCGCATGGTCGCGTCCCTGGCCCATCAGATCCGCACGCCGCTCTCGGCAGCGATGATCTACGCCAGCCACCTGGCCGAACAGGCCTTGAACGTCGAAACCCAGCAGCGCTTCGCCGGACGTCTTAAAGAGCGTTTGCACGAGCTCGAGCATCAGGTCCGCGACATGCTGGTGTTTGCCCGTGGCGAGTTGCCACTGACTGACCGGGTGACGCCGGCCGCGCTGGTGGCCGCCCTCGAATCCGCCGCCCAGACCCATGTGCGTGACGTGGCCGTGCGCTGGCAGTGCGACAGCCCGTTGGGTGAGCTGCTGTGCAACCGCGACATGCTGGTCGGCGCGCTGCTCAACCTCATTGAAAACGCGGTCCAGGCCAGTGCCGGCCAGAGTAACGGGCGGCGCCGCATCAAGATTCATGCGTATAACCGCGGCAACACGTTGCGGTTGTGTGTGAGCGACAGTGGCAGCGGCATCGAGCCAGCGGCGCTGGCCCGCATCGGCGAGCCTTTCTTCACCACCAAAACCACGGGCACCGGCCTCGGTCTGGCCGTTGTCACCGCCGTGGCGCGGGCCCATCAGGGGCGTCTGGAATTCCGCTCGCGTCCGGGCCGTGGCACTTGCGCGATCGTGTCGTTGCCCCTCGTGCCTGGGGCGGCTGCGTTGACCAGCTCTTCAGGTGAGCGCTCATGA
- a CDS encoding flagellar protein FlaG, whose translation MEISSRLNLSYSMVQSLPAVPVVADKPAVAPQVVSAPAASAQSETSTSKDSDPGKKSEELEAAVKQMEQFFQSVHRNLEFSIDDKSGKVVVKVIATETGEVVRQLPSAEALKLADSLKNANSLLFDAKV comes from the coding sequence ATGGAAATAAGTAGCAGGCTCAATTTGTCTTATTCGATGGTCCAGTCGTTGCCCGCGGTGCCTGTGGTTGCTGACAAGCCAGCCGTGGCGCCTCAAGTCGTTTCTGCTCCGGCTGCTTCTGCGCAGTCCGAAACGTCGACAAGTAAAGACTCAGACCCAGGCAAGAAGTCAGAAGAACTGGAAGCGGCCGTCAAGCAAATGGAACAGTTCTTTCAGTCGGTTCATCGCAACCTGGAGTTCTCCATCGACGACAAGTCGGGGAAAGTGGTAGTGAAAGTGATCGCCACGGAAACAGGTGAAGTGGTGCGGCAATTGCCGTCTGCTGAAGCGCTGAAACTCGCCGACAGTCTGAAGAACGCAAACAGCCTGTTATTCGACGCGAAAGTTTAA
- a CDS encoding flagellin domain-containing protein: MALGVNTNVASLAVQKNLSKASDALSTSMTRLSSGLKINSAKDDAAGLQIATRETSQIRGQTVAIKNANDGISMAQTAEGALQESTNILQRMRELAVQSRNDTNGTADRTALNAEFGQMSDELTRISSSTNLNGKNLLDGSAGTMTLQVGSSTGSANRIDLVLSSKFDATSLSVASGSVAITGTSATASTNIDNAITAIDAALATINSTRANLGASQSRLTSTISNLQNVNENATAALGRIQDTDFAAETANLTKQQTLQQASTSVLAQANQLPSAVLKLLQ; encoded by the coding sequence ATGGCTTTAGGCGTAAACACCAACGTAGCTTCCCTGGCTGTTCAGAAGAACCTGTCCAAAGCTTCCGATGCACTGTCGACTTCGATGACTCGTCTGTCTTCCGGTCTGAAAATCAACAGCGCTAAAGACGACGCAGCCGGCCTGCAGATCGCAACCCGCGAAACGTCGCAAATCCGCGGCCAGACCGTAGCAATCAAGAACGCCAACGACGGCATCTCGATGGCTCAAACCGCTGAAGGCGCTCTGCAAGAGTCCACCAACATCCTGCAGCGTATGCGTGAACTGGCTGTTCAGTCGCGAAACGACACTAACGGCACGGCTGACCGTACCGCTCTGAACGCTGAATTCGGTCAGATGTCCGACGAACTGACTCGTATCTCGTCTTCGACCAACCTCAACGGCAAAAACCTGCTGGACGGTTCGGCTGGCACCATGACCCTGCAAGTAGGTTCGAGCACTGGCTCGGCTAACCGCATCGACCTGGTTCTGAGCTCCAAGTTCGACGCTACTTCCCTGTCGGTTGCAAGCGGTTCTGTTGCGATCACTGGCACCAGCGCCACCGCCAGCACCAACATCGACAACGCAATCACTGCAATTGACGCTGCTCTGGCAACGATCAACAGCACTCGTGCAAACCTCGGTGCTTCGCAAAGCCGTCTGACCAGCACCATTTCCAACCTGCAAAACGTTAACGAAAACGCCACTGCTGCACTGGGCCGTATTCAAGACACCGACTTCGCCGCTGAAACCGCTAACCTGACCAAACAACAGACTCTGCAACAAGCTTCCACCTCTGTTCTGGCCCAGGCTAACCAGCTGCCATCCGCTGTTCTGAAACTGCTTCAGTAA
- a CDS encoding flagellin yields MALTVNTNIASLSVQRNLGRSSDSLSTAMTRLSSGLRINSAKDDAAGMQIATRLTTQIRGLTVAARNANDAISVIQTTEGALQESIGILQRMRELAVQAKNGTNSSSDRAASNKEFDEKVAELNRLAGSTKFGQDLKLLDGSAGILTFHVGANTGPDEQIDIALTEDFSGKALFTAKADIPAVTAVLPDPATNTALVVGNRDVKIGNDITPKIDGTGIYEGIARANPLQPTKAELELESAVTAKNIDDAIIQIDKALATVSAATAELGAKQNRLTSTISNISNIVENVTASRGRIEDVDFAAETAELTKQQTLQQASTAILSQANQLPAAVLKLLQ; encoded by the coding sequence ATGGCTTTAACTGTAAACACCAATATTGCGTCGCTGTCTGTTCAGCGGAATCTGGGCCGCTCTTCCGACTCCCTAAGCACCGCCATGACGAGGCTTTCCTCCGGTTTGCGTATCAACAGTGCAAAGGATGACGCAGCTGGCATGCAGATTGCCACCCGGCTTACCACGCAGATTCGAGGGCTCACCGTCGCAGCGAGAAATGCCAACGATGCAATCTCTGTGATTCAAACAACCGAGGGGGCATTGCAAGAGTCGATTGGTATCTTGCAACGTATGCGTGAACTCGCTGTTCAAGCGAAAAATGGCACCAACAGTTCGAGCGATCGTGCTGCATCCAACAAGGAATTTGACGAGAAAGTTGCCGAGCTCAATCGTCTTGCCGGCAGTACGAAGTTTGGGCAGGACTTGAAGCTGCTGGATGGAAGTGCAGGTATCCTTACCTTCCATGTGGGCGCGAACACAGGTCCTGATGAACAGATTGATATCGCGCTTACAGAAGACTTTTCCGGCAAAGCGCTATTCACTGCAAAAGCAGATATTCCAGCGGTCACCGCAGTGCTCCCAGATCCTGCTACTAACACTGCTTTGGTCGTGGGTAACAGGGATGTAAAAATTGGCAATGACATCACCCCCAAAATTGATGGGACCGGTATTTATGAAGGTATAGCGCGAGCGAACCCATTGCAGCCCACTAAGGCAGAACTTGAGTTGGAGTCGGCTGTAACAGCTAAGAACATCGATGATGCGATCATTCAGATCGACAAGGCATTGGCGACGGTTTCAGCAGCCACTGCTGAATTGGGGGCCAAGCAAAACCGGCTGACATCTACTATTTCCAACATTTCCAATATCGTGGAAAACGTGACGGCGTCACGCGGCCGAATTGAAGACGTCGACTTCGCCGCAGAAACCGCCGAGCTCACCAAACAGCAAACCCTTCAACAAGCCTCCACCGCCATCCTGTCCCAAGCCAACCAGCTACCAGCCGCCGTGCTCAAGCTCCTGCAATAA
- a CDS encoding sigma-54-dependent transcriptional regulator, with protein sequence MTIKVLLVEDDPSLREALGETLALAGHAYEAVGSAEEALIVAANSSFSLVVSDVNMPGMDGHQLLGQLRSRYPQLPVLLMTAHGTVDRAVEAMRQGAADYLVKPFEPKALLALVARHALGRLGPADGEGPIAVEPASVQLLSLASRVAKSDSTVLISGESGTGKEVLARFIHQQSPRADKPFIAINCAAIPDNMLEATLFGHEKGSFTGAIASQPGKFEQAEGGTLLLDEISEMPMGLQAKLLRVLQEREVERVGARKPIALDIRVVATTNRDLAGEVAAGRFREDLFYRLSVFPLAWQSLRQRPADILPLAERLLAKHVNKMKHGPVRLSAEAQKCLISYAWPGNVRELDNAVQRALILQQGGVIQAEDFCLAGPVTFAAAPVPQVPTVATGAMEASPETAGGEGAGALGEDLRRREFQMIIDTLRAERGRRKEAAERLGISPRTLRYKLAQMRDAGMDVEGFLFAS encoded by the coding sequence ATGACGATCAAGGTGCTGCTGGTTGAGGACGACCCTTCTCTGCGTGAAGCACTGGGCGAAACCCTTGCCCTCGCTGGCCATGCCTATGAAGCGGTCGGGTCGGCGGAAGAGGCGTTGATAGTCGCTGCCAATTCGTCGTTCAGCCTGGTGGTCAGCGACGTCAATATGCCCGGCATGGACGGCCATCAATTGCTGGGCCAGTTGCGCAGTCGCTACCCGCAGTTGCCGGTGCTGCTGATGACCGCCCACGGCACGGTCGACCGCGCGGTGGAGGCGATGCGTCAGGGCGCGGCCGATTATCTGGTTAAACCTTTCGAGCCGAAGGCCCTGTTGGCACTGGTTGCCCGTCATGCGTTGGGTCGGCTCGGGCCGGCCGATGGCGAGGGGCCGATTGCGGTCGAGCCCGCCAGCGTGCAGTTGCTGAGCCTGGCCAGTCGCGTGGCGAAAAGTGATTCGACGGTATTGATATCAGGCGAGTCCGGCACCGGTAAAGAAGTGCTGGCGCGTTTCATTCATCAGCAATCGCCCCGCGCCGACAAACCGTTCATCGCAATCAATTGCGCGGCGATCCCGGACAACATGCTCGAAGCCACGCTGTTCGGCCACGAGAAGGGTTCCTTCACCGGGGCCATTGCCTCCCAGCCTGGCAAGTTCGAACAGGCTGAAGGCGGCACCCTTCTGCTGGACGAGATTTCCGAAATGCCCATGGGCCTGCAGGCCAAGCTGTTGCGTGTGCTGCAGGAGCGGGAAGTGGAGCGGGTCGGCGCGCGCAAGCCCATCGCCCTGGACATCCGCGTAGTGGCGACGACCAATCGCGACCTGGCCGGTGAAGTGGCGGCAGGGCGTTTCCGCGAGGACCTGTTTTATCGGCTGTCGGTGTTCCCGCTCGCGTGGCAATCCTTGCGTCAGCGTCCCGCCGACATTCTGCCGCTGGCCGAGCGTCTGCTGGCCAAGCACGTCAATAAAATGAAGCACGGGCCGGTGCGGCTGTCGGCCGAGGCGCAGAAGTGCCTGATCAGCTACGCCTGGCCGGGCAATGTCCGAGAGCTGGACAACGCGGTGCAGCGGGCGTTGATTCTGCAACAGGGCGGCGTGATTCAGGCCGAGGACTTCTGTCTTGCCGGGCCGGTGACATTCGCCGCCGCGCCGGTGCCTCAGGTGCCCACAGTCGCAACCGGCGCCATGGAAGCGTCGCCCGAGACCGCCGGCGGGGAAGGGGCCGGCGCCCTCGGTGAAGACCTGCGTCGCCGGGAGTTCCAGATGATCATCGACACCCTGCGGGCCGAGCGCGGCCGCCGCAAAGAGGCCGCCGAACGCCTGGGTATCAGCCCGCGTACGTTGCGCTACAAGCTGGCGCAGATGCGCGACGCGGGCATGGATGTCGAAGGGTTTCTGTTTGCATCCTGA
- the fliT gene encoding flagellar protein FliT, which produces MSVALKRIEETREALVDALEQRDWEAIGQLDMACRACVDEVINQASSDEPELRTNLEELLGVYRKLIDVAVGERQAIVDEMSQIQRAKSAAKVYHLFG; this is translated from the coding sequence ATGAGCGTTGCACTCAAGCGAATCGAAGAAACCCGTGAAGCCTTGGTCGATGCCCTCGAGCAGCGTGACTGGGAGGCAATCGGCCAGCTCGATATGGCCTGCCGGGCCTGCGTCGACGAAGTCATCAACCAGGCGAGCAGCGATGAGCCTGAATTGCGAACCAATCTGGAAGAGCTGCTAGGCGTCTATCGCAAGCTTATTGACGTAGCTGTGGGTGAACGTCAAGCAATCGTCGACGAAATGTCGCAGATCCAGCGAGCGAAAAGCGCGGCAAAGGTTTACCATCTGTTCGGTTGA
- the fliE gene encoding flagellar hook-basal body complex protein FliE, whose amino-acid sequence MTQGVEFNRLMLDMRSMQMDAMAQPKAIAAPEQAGASSFADMLGMAVNKVNDTQQASNQLSTAFEMGKSGVDLTDVMISSQKASVSFQALTQVRNKLVQAYQDIMQMPV is encoded by the coding sequence ATGACCCAAGGTGTTGAATTTAATCGCTTGATGTTGGACATGCGCTCCATGCAGATGGATGCCATGGCTCAGCCAAAGGCAATCGCAGCGCCAGAACAGGCGGGTGCGAGCAGTTTTGCTGACATGCTCGGCATGGCGGTGAACAAGGTAAACGACACCCAGCAGGCGTCGAATCAGTTGTCGACCGCTTTCGAAATGGGCAAGAGCGGCGTAGACCTCACCGACGTGATGATCTCATCGCAGAAAGCCAGCGTTTCGTTTCAAGCGCTGACCCAGGTACGCAACAAGCTGGTTCAGGCGTACCAAGACATCATGCAAATGCCGGTTTGA
- the fliD gene encoding flagellar filament capping protein FliD, with protein MASPITPATGLGSGLAIGEIVTALVNSDKTAKQTQITTQTKLVTTKLSGIGTLQSAMSAFQALVNPPSGTTSKLQFTGYAAKSSDETKMTVSSDNTAVPGTYSINVKNIATSSSVATAAFAGGATSAIPSGDLTLTQNGISKAYTIPEGATLASVAAQINKDTKTTNISANIITDDKGTRLVFGSTVTGADSEITTTSSIAGFAIGKTDKLDANSASSAGYIGEPPVSASLTINGLQVTSKSNTVDKTLGGVTMNLLPGSNGTTTTVTVSTNTDNLKASLQAFVDSYNAVLSAVTTVTKASVSDTPDKTTGATVTPASLTGDAMPRAIISALRKELVTTGAPGELSVLAQLGITTGQSDGKLTLDDKKFTAAMDAGLAGDVQQLFTGTGDGKNGLLARMNAAVTPYTQTGGIFDTRKTSLNKQQSNLQDQQAALDLRVTTLTATLTAKYNAMDLLVGQLKASATNITSFFDSLNAQKNA; from the coding sequence ATGGCTAGTCCAATTACACCTGCTACGGGCCTCGGCTCGGGTTTGGCAATCGGTGAAATCGTGACCGCATTGGTCAATTCCGACAAAACCGCCAAGCAAACCCAGATCACCACCCAGACCAAGCTGGTCACCACCAAGCTGTCGGGCATCGGCACGCTGCAATCGGCGATGTCGGCGTTTCAGGCGCTGGTCAATCCGCCGTCCGGCACCACCAGTAAACTGCAATTCACTGGCTACGCGGCGAAGTCTTCCGACGAAACCAAGATGACCGTGAGCTCGGATAACACCGCAGTACCCGGCACCTATTCGATCAACGTCAAGAACATTGCCACCAGTTCGAGCGTCGCCACGGCTGCATTCGCCGGCGGTGCTACCAGTGCCATTCCGAGTGGGGACCTTACCCTCACTCAAAATGGCATTTCCAAGGCTTACACCATTCCGGAGGGGGCCACCCTGGCCTCGGTCGCGGCGCAGATCAACAAAGATACAAAAACCACCAACATCAGTGCCAACATCATCACAGACGACAAAGGCACGCGCCTGGTTTTCGGCTCGACAGTGACTGGTGCTGATTCCGAGATCACCACCACGAGCAGCATTGCCGGGTTCGCCATTGGCAAGACCGACAAGCTTGATGCGAACTCCGCTTCGTCGGCCGGTTACATTGGCGAGCCGCCAGTCAGCGCTTCTTTGACGATCAATGGACTGCAAGTCACGAGCAAAAGCAACACGGTCGACAAAACCCTTGGTGGGGTGACAATGAACTTGTTGCCCGGCAGTAACGGCACCACCACTACGGTGACGGTAAGCACCAACACCGACAACCTGAAGGCGTCACTGCAGGCCTTTGTCGATTCCTACAACGCGGTGCTCAGTGCCGTGACCACGGTGACGAAAGCTTCGGTCAGTGACACCCCGGACAAAACAACCGGGGCTACGGTCACGCCGGCCTCGCTGACCGGCGACGCAATGCCCCGTGCGATCATTTCGGCGTTGCGCAAAGAGTTGGTCACCACGGGTGCGCCAGGCGAGCTGTCGGTATTGGCTCAGTTGGGCATCACGACCGGTCAGAGCGACGGCAAGCTGACACTGGACGACAAGAAATTCACCGCCGCGATGGATGCGGGGCTGGCGGGTGACGTTCAGCAGTTGTTCACCGGTACCGGAGACGGCAAGAACGGTTTGCTGGCCCGGATGAATGCGGCTGTCACCCCTTACACCCAGACTGGCGGCATTTTCGACACCCGCAAGACCAGCCTGAACAAACAGCAGAGCAACCTTCAGGATCAGCAAGCCGCACTCGATTTGCGCGTCACGACCCTGACGGCCACCCTGACCGCCAAATACAACGCGATGGACTTGCTGGTGGGGCAGTTGAAAGCTTCGGCGACCAATATCACCTCGTTCTTCGATTCGCTTAACGCGCAGAAAAACGCGTAA